TGCAACCGCGCCTGGAAGCCATCCCACTCGCGCTTCAGCACCTCGCTGGCGGTCTGCATCACGAGCCCGCCCCGGATCACGTCGCTGGCGGTGCGGCCGTGCACCATCTTCACCCGGCCATCCTTGCGGTCCATCTCGCGCATGGTGGCCACGAGCGCGCGCCGGTCGTAGTCCACAAACATGGCGTTGCGCATGGCGCGCTGCATGGCCAGGTCGGAGGCAATGCGCTGGCCCTGCTCGCCTGGCAGGCTGCTGGAGGACGGGAACAGCGCCGACCATTTGGATGCCAGCGGGGCCAGGACATTGTTGGTTAGTGCGCGGAAGATGGCCATAGGCGGCCATCGTCGGACAGTTTTCGCGCCAAAAAAAGGGGGGTAATCCGGCAACCAAATGGTCTATCAGGTAGTCAGAACCAACCGCTTCCACTCACCCACGCTGAGCCCTCTATCATCGTTGTAGCGGTCGGTCATAGACTGGTGCTTGTGTCCCAGCAGCGTCTGGGTATCGATACCCTGCTTGCGATAAAGCCGCTCAGCCAGCGATCGGCATTCATGCAAGCTGGGGCGGACACCGCGGAGCCACGTACCTATTTTGTTGATGCACTCTTCAAAGCGATAGCTGAGCATGTCGGGGCGCTCAAATGCTGCGCCGTTCTTTTTTCGCAAAAGCGTCGGACCTGCCTTTGCATAAAAGCGGCATAGTTCAATCACCTCGCCCAAAGTCAGGCCGACTGCATCAAGGCGCAACGACAGCGGCAGCGCTACCCGCGCGCCATGTGGCTTGCCCGCTTTTTTTTGCTGCTCGATGTGAAGGTATCCATCGCTCACATCATCGAAGCGCATTTTGCAAAGGTCTGCCCGCCGCTGCCCAGTTGCAAGTGCCAGCAAAAGCATGGGCTCCAACCACTTGATGGACCCCGCAGCGGCGAGCGTCCGCATCTGCTGCCACTGCTCTAACGTTAGGCGCTGGCGTTTGACCTTGGCCGCCGGGCGACGGACGTGCAACGCCGGGTTCAAATCCATCCAGCCATTCGCCACCGCTTCTGAAAACACATCACGCAACTCATCGAGCACACGCTGCGCAGTAGGCGCTCGATCTGGCAAAAAACTGCGGATGGCCGTCGTCAGGTGATGGGGCCGGATGCTGCGCATCGTGTGGCTGCCCAGGCCCCGCCGAATATGGCGCACACAGATGGATTTGTTCTTGACGGTTTGCGGGTTGTACTCACGCTGTTTGATGATTTCTTGGTACACATCCAACCACTCAGAGAGGGAGCGCCACTGTGGAGACACCCGCCCCAAAATCCTCGACATAAGACCCATAAACCCCTCCATTTGTTGAGACTCAACAATTAGGATAATTTATGAGTCTCAAAAATAAACCAACCTGCCATTTATGAGTCTCAAAAACTGCGCATAAAATCACGAAATGACTACATCAAAACCCAAACCTGGCCGCCCTGCCACACCAGACGATCAAAGACTTATCTCCAAGTCCATGCGGTTCACTGCGGGCCAGTGGGCAAAGATTGATGAAGCAGGCAGGGCCTGGCTGCGTGACCTTGTCGACGCAGCTCCGATGCCAAAGAAAAAGCCACCCGAAGGTGGCTCTGAAGACTGACGGGTTCACCGGCAGGGGATGGGAATACTGTCAGTGGCCGAACAAAAAAACTCGCCGAGGCGAGTCAGATCTTGATGTTGTCGAAGTCAGACCAGCTTGAGCCTACGATTAGCCAAAAGTCCTGCAAATCCAAGACCGACGAGTGCTAGTGAACCAGGCTCCGGTACAGAATTGGAATTGCTTCCCGTGAGATTGATAACTGAGTTGGTAAGCGCCACACCCCAACCGGAGTTGCTTGCATCGATATCAATTCTCAACTTTAGACCGGTCGCTATGTCATCAAAAAAGTTGCTTGTAAGGGTGAAGCTGGTATCAGAGAAAAGCTTATCACCTCCAGTAAGCATACCGAGAAGCACCCATGTTCCTCCGGCCGAATTTGAGTCATAGGCATAGATGTTGTCAAATTCGCCTGGGTCCACATCATTTGCACCAATGGTTAACGCGGCGGAAGTGAATGCCCCACTATAGGCAGCCTGACTCCAGTTCCAATCTTGATTGGAAAATCGGGCGTATGGAGCATTTGTTATTTGACTGGATACAGGGCCGAAATAGGTGGTCGCTGTAGGAACATAATTTACAGGCGTTGCCTGGGCTACGCCAAAAAAAACGCCGCCAAAAAGAACGCCCAAAAGTACTTTGGAAGAAATTGTCATGAGTGAAAAAAGGTAGGCTGCGGCGGATGCCTGGATAGATGAACGCTCGAATTTTCCCCGCTCAGTCGAAAAATTGCCGTGACTTAGTTTGCAGATCTTACGAATAGTTACATTGATGTCGTCGAAATATCCCAACTAAAGGGATGGGGTTAGGCGCTTCGACGCCTGCGCTACAGTCACTTTGCTCCTACGCATCTTCTAGAAACTAATAAATATGTCCGACAAAAATCAGCGGCTGATCACTTTAGATGCCATGCGAGGCATCGCCGCAATCCTCGTTGTGATCTTCCATCTCCGGAACGTTGGCTTTTCACAGGCTAAAAGTGCCTACCTCGCCGTTGACCTTTTTTTCCTACTGAGCGGCTTTGTGATCGCCAAGACTTACGATCCAAGACTGAGGGCAGGGCTGGAACTCTGGCGGTTTGCCATCCTGCGTTACATCCGGCTCTACCCCCTCTTCGCGGTTGGGTTGTTTATTGCACTTGCCCACAGGCTTTGGCAAATCAGTCTAGGACGACCCGACGCGATGACATCGACAGACGTTTGGCTGAGCCTGGCCACCGAAGCTTTCATGCTTCCCTCGATTCCAGGCATGGATCTGTACATGCTCAATCTGCCTGGCTGGTCTTTGTTTTTTGAGATTGCTGTGAATCTCATCTATGCAGCATTTCTTTTCAAAGCTCCAGTGAAAGTTCTTGTTGCTATTGCAGCGCTGACTGGCACCGCCCTTGTTTGGCTTACTGTCTCTGGTGATGGCATAAACCATGGGCCTCGTTGGGAAGGCCTTTGGTTCGGCTTCATCAGGGCCGGATTCGCATTCACCGTAGGCGCCATCCTCGCAAGAGTTCACAACAGTCCGCCTCGCGAAAGCCGCATCGCATTGATTCCGATGGTTGTTCTGATCGCGCTACTATGTGTGCCACCAAAAGGCTACCTCTTCGGTGCGGCCTACGAACTTACCGTAGTAGTGATTCTTGCCCCAATATTGGTTTGGGTTGGGGCAACGCTCAATCCACCACGCTCTTTCTTTAGAGCCAGCGAAGCGATGGGCGATCTGTCATATGCGATTTACGTGATCCACTATCCGCTTATTTTTATCTGCGCGTGGGCAGCCGAAGAAGCGGGCATCGACAGAATTATTTGGATGCCAGCATTCCTAGTAGTGGCTCTCTCACTTGCATGGTCACTACACCGTTTCTTCGATGTTCCTATCCGCATTTGGTTAAATGACATCGTTCGAAGAAAATATGCTCATACCAAACAGGGGCAACCCACTATTGTGGGGACGAAATGAAATTAAGGCTTGTATCGCAATCAAGATCATTGGAAACGAACGCACTTATTCTCTCACTTATTCCTATGCGTAAAGTCTTCAAGGTTTCAGTGATGGCATTCACTTTTCTAATATTCGGGACTACTCACGCTGCGGAATTTAAATTCAAAAGCGAATTTGTAAAAATAGTTCCCGAAAAAATTAAAGACAAAAGCCATACAAATTGCACATTCCCAACAGATCCATATGAAATCTCCAAATACGAATTAAGCAATACGGAATATGTTGAATTCTTGAACTCTGTCGCAAAGAAAGGCGACCCGTTCAATTTATACACGAAAATTCAATCGCAACATTTTTGGGGTGGAATTATCGCAAAGAAAGTCGGCGAGGAAACCATATTCTACGTAAAGTACGGGTATGAAAAACTACCCGCAACATTCATATCTTGGTTTGATGCCATAAGATACCTAAACTGGCTAAGTTATGGAAAACCAAATACAGGACGCAGTGAATTAGGAACAACGGAGGGAAATGCAACCCACGGGGCTTACAACACGGCCGACCTAGAAACAAATAAAGTACCTCCGCAGAGAAACAAAAATGCAACTTACTTTTTACCGACTTGCGGAGAATGGATATATGCGGGCTTCTACAACCCTATCAACAAGATCATAAGCCGGGACTCCGGCGGCGACACGCCGCCAATCGCTGGGCCTCCTAACGCCAACACAAGATCCGCAAACTACTACACAGATCAGTGGGCAATCCCATATCCACACCTTGCCGCAGTTGACGCATATACGAGCAACTCAAGCGCACTTGGTACTTTAAACCAAGCTGGAAATGTAATGGAATGGGTAGAAACGGACGGCAATATGGCGCTTGGAGGTTCACTCTTCTTGCCTGGCGACACCATCACGAGCACTTATCGTGATCTCGAACTACCATCAAAAAAATTGAGTTCCTTTGGATTTCGGATAGCAAAAAAAACTCCAAGCAATGACTCAGCGACTTTGAGCGCAACAGCAGAGACCAGTGAACCATTCGTAAAATCAGTTTCAGCAGCGCAGACAACCAATAAAACGGTGCCAATTGAAAAATGGATAAGAATCAGTATCCCCGGTAATACTTCCGATTTCCAAACAGGCAGAGGCTGTGTGGCAAATGAGTATGAAATAGCCGCATTCAAAATCACTAATCAAGAATATTCAGACTTTCTGAACTCAGTTGCAGCTAGCAGAGATACTTATTTTCTATATCTTGACGACATGTCAACAGGTATTGCCGGAGGCATAGAACGAAAAAAAACTTTGGAAACTTATAGATATTCTTCAAAAAATGGCTATGAAAATAGACCAGTCGCATATCTCTCTTGGTTCATGATTGCACGGTATGCCAACTGGATGCATTTTGGCAAACCTGTTGGAGATCAAGTGCTTGGGGTCACCGAAGGGAATTCTTCAACTGGCGCCTATGACACTACCGCACTAAACGCTTATAAAAATAATAAAAGTATTAAGCATTTACTTACACGTAATCCAGATGCAAAGTACTTTATCCCCAACGATGATGAATGGTACAAAGCCGCCTATTACGATCCTGAAAAATCCGGGCTATCAAAATATTGGATTTATCCTGAAAGAGTTGATGCCATACCCGAAAATTCAATGGAATCTAAAAATGGTGCGAATTTCCAAAATGAAACT
This sequence is a window from Rhodoferax sp. WC2427. Protein-coding genes within it:
- a CDS encoding acyltransferase family protein — protein: MSDKNQRLITLDAMRGIAAILVVIFHLRNVGFSQAKSAYLAVDLFFLLSGFVIAKTYDPRLRAGLELWRFAILRYIRLYPLFAVGLFIALAHRLWQISLGRPDAMTSTDVWLSLATEAFMLPSIPGMDLYMLNLPGWSLFFEIAVNLIYAAFLFKAPVKVLVAIAALTGTALVWLTVSGDGINHGPRWEGLWFGFIRAGFAFTVGAILARVHNSPPRESRIALIPMVVLIALLCVPPKGYLFGAAYELTVVVILAPILVWVGATLNPPRSFFRASEAMGDLSYAIYVIHYPLIFICAWAAEEAGIDRIIWMPAFLVVALSLAWSLHRFFDVPIRIWLNDIVRRKYAHTKQGQPTIVGTK
- a CDS encoding tyrosine-type recombinase/integrase; the protein is MYQEIIKQREYNPQTVKNKSICVRHIRRGLGSHTMRSIRPHHLTTAIRSFLPDRAPTAQRVLDELRDVFSEAVANGWMDLNPALHVRRPAAKVKRQRLTLEQWQQMRTLAAAGSIKWLEPMLLLALATGQRRADLCKMRFDDVSDGYLHIEQQKKAGKPHGARVALPLSLRLDAVGLTLGEVIELCRFYAKAGPTLLRKKNGAAFERPDMLSYRFEECINKIGTWLRGVRPSLHECRSLAERLYRKQGIDTQTLLGHKHQSMTDRYNDDRGLSVGEWKRLVLTT
- a CDS encoding PEP-CTERM sorting domain-containing protein; protein product: MGYFDDINVTIRKICKLSHGNFSTERGKFERSSIQASAAAYLFSLMTISSKVLLGVLFGGVFFGVAQATPVNYVPTATTYFGPVSSQITNAPYARFSNQDWNWSQAAYSGAFTSAALTIGANDVDPGEFDNIYAYDSNSAGGTWVLLGMLTGGDKLFSDTSFTLTSNFFDDIATGLKLRIDIDASNSGWGVALTNSVINLTGSNSNSVPEPGSLALVGLGFAGLLANRRLKLV
- a CDS encoding SUMF1/EgtB/PvdO family nonheme iron enzyme: MRKVFKVSVMAFTFLIFGTTHAAEFKFKSEFVKIVPEKIKDKSHTNCTFPTDPYEISKYELSNTEYVEFLNSVAKKGDPFNLYTKIQSQHFWGGIIAKKVGEETIFYVKYGYEKLPATFISWFDAIRYLNWLSYGKPNTGRSELGTTEGNATHGAYNTADLETNKVPPQRNKNATYFLPTCGEWIYAGFYNPINKIISRDSGGDTPPIAGPPNANTRSANYYTDQWAIPYPHLAAVDAYTSNSSALGTLNQAGNVMEWVETDGNMALGGSLFLPGDTITSTYRDLELPSKKLSSFGFRIAKKTPSNDSATLSATAETSEPFVKSVSAAQTTNKTVPIEKWIRISIPGNTSDFQTGRGCVANEYEIAAFKITNQEYSDFLNSVAASRDTYFLYLDDMSTGIAGGIERKKTLETYRYSSKNGYENRPVAYLSWFMIARYANWMHFGKPVGDQVLGVTEGNSSTGAYDTTALNAYKNNKSIKHLLTRNPDAKYFIPNDDEWYKAAYYDPEKSGLSKYWIYPERVDAIPENSMESKNGANFQNETMGEGAPYYVSESGVFKGSGYFKVSDMGGNLWEWTETWRNFGGEDCWRCDTPKKGLRGGSFNYIEIGLDKKNIDPGIPDNHYFTYGGRLARRVESSATSWCIPADVRYRAANTAGAAFAHKKEGAAGLGIIGACGVLLLFWRRRRSQEQRAKPKL